One region of Brachybacterium saurashtrense genomic DNA includes:
- the pgsA gene encoding CDP-diacylglycerol--glycerol-3-phosphate 3-phosphatidyltransferase: MTAPRTPEVPLWNIANILTMVRCAMVPLLVVLAVLYPDSVGGRLLVAAMFVLAMITDFLDGHLARSRNLITDFGKIVDPIADKAMTGAALIMLSVWEYVPWWMTVLILVREFGITVMRFTILKYGALPANMAGKAKTMVQTIAITFCLIPFELWWEPARWIGLALVLLAVVLTVWSGLVNLKDGLRLRREALTGSSSAS, from the coding sequence ATGACCGCCCCCCGCACCCCGGAGGTCCCCCTCTGGAACATCGCCAACATCCTCACCATGGTGCGCTGCGCCATGGTGCCCCTGCTGGTGGTGCTCGCCGTGCTGTACCCCGACTCCGTCGGCGGGCGCCTGCTGGTCGCGGCAATGTTCGTGCTGGCGATGATCACGGACTTCCTCGACGGGCACCTCGCCCGCAGCCGGAACCTCATCACCGACTTCGGCAAGATCGTCGATCCCATCGCGGACAAGGCGATGACCGGCGCCGCGCTGATCATGCTCTCGGTGTGGGAGTACGTGCCGTGGTGGATGACCGTCCTCATCCTGGTGCGCGAGTTCGGGATCACCGTCATGCGCTTCACGATCCTGAAGTACGGGGCGCTGCCGGCGAACATGGCGGGCAAGGCCAAGACCATGGTCCAGACCATCGCGATCACCTTCTGCCTGATCCCCTTCGAGCTCTGGTGGGAGCCGGCGCGCTGGATTGGGCTGGCGCTGGTGCTGCTGGCCGTGGTGCTCACGGTGTGGTCCGGCCTGGTGAACCTGAAGGACGGCCTGCGGCTGCGACGTGAGGCCCTCACCGGGAGCTCGAGCGCGTCGTGA
- a CDS encoding CinA family protein — MSLAVDPAEAVIAAARERGAMLATAESLTAGALVARLVDVPGASAVVAGGAACYSYEAKTRVLGVEAEELARTGAVTASVAAAMAQGALSLYRADLSVSTTGVAGPGPDERGVPEGTVHLGLARPGAPTLTRELRLSGGRARIRALSVEAALALLVEALTD, encoded by the coding sequence GTGAGCCTGGCCGTCGATCCCGCGGAGGCGGTGATCGCGGCGGCGCGCGAACGCGGAGCGATGCTCGCCACCGCCGAGTCGCTCACCGCCGGTGCCCTGGTGGCGCGCCTGGTGGACGTGCCCGGGGCGAGCGCCGTGGTCGCCGGGGGAGCGGCCTGCTACTCCTATGAGGCGAAGACGCGTGTGCTGGGCGTCGAGGCGGAGGAGCTCGCGCGCACGGGGGCGGTGACCGCCTCTGTCGCCGCGGCGATGGCCCAGGGGGCGCTGTCCCTCTACCGCGCGGATCTCTCCGTCTCCACCACCGGGGTGGCCGGGCCGGGGCCCGACGAGCGCGGGGTCCCCGAGGGCACTGTGCATCTCGGGCTGGCGCGCCCGGGCGCGCCCACCCTCACCCGTGAGCTCCGTCTCAGCGGAGGGAGGGCACGGATCCGCGCCCTCAGCGTCGAGGCGGCGCTGGCTCTGCTCGTCGAGGCGCTCACGGACTGA
- a CDS encoding helix-turn-helix domain-containing protein translates to MILFRQELGDVLRDARRSQGRTLRQVSSDARVSLGYLSEIERGQKEASSELLLSVTDALGLPLSFVLREVSDRIAIAEQVTIPDTVPEGLADDAAPLVGAR, encoded by the coding sequence ATGATCCTGTTCCGCCAGGAGCTGGGCGACGTGCTCCGCGATGCGCGCCGCTCCCAGGGCCGGACCCTGCGACAGGTGTCCTCCGATGCTCGCGTGTCGCTGGGCTACCTCAGCGAGATCGAGCGCGGCCAGAAGGAGGCCTCCAGCGAGCTCCTCCTCTCGGTGACCGATGCCCTCGGGCTCCCGCTCTCCTTCGTGCTGCGCGAGGTCTCCGACCGGATCGCGATCGCCGAGCAGGTCACCATCCCGGACACGGTCCCCGAGGGCCTCGCCGACGACGCCGCGCCGCTCGTCGGCGCCCGCTGA
- a CDS encoding DUF3046 domain-containing protein, translating into MRRSEFAELADHVFGPVLARTYTHDLVLEEIGGVTAVEALERGVAVRAVWSALCDAMDVPESARWEVRDPQRRR; encoded by the coding sequence GTGCGCCGCAGCGAGTTCGCGGAGCTGGCCGACCACGTGTTCGGCCCCGTGCTCGCCCGCACGTACACGCACGACCTCGTGCTCGAGGAGATCGGCGGCGTCACCGCCGTCGAGGCCCTCGAGCGCGGGGTCGCCGTGCGTGCGGTGTGGAGCGCCCTGTGCGACGCGATGGACGTCCCGGAGTCCGCGCGCTGGGAGGTGCGGGACCCGCAGCGACGGCGCTGA
- the recA gene encoding recombinase RecA yields MAASKSAPKSASKDRGSSLDNALAQIDRQFGKGSIMRLGDDTRPPVEVIPTGSVALDAALGIGGLPRGRIVEVYGPESSGKTTVALHAVANAQRNGGIAAFIDAEHALDPEYAKKLGVDTDALLVSQPDTGEQALEITDMLIRSGALDIVVVDSVAALVPKAEIEGEMGDSHVGLQARLMSQALRKLTGALSSSGTTAIFINQLREKIGVFFGSPETTTGGKALKFYASVRMDIRRIETLKSGADSVGNRTRVKVVKNKMAPPFKQAEFDILYGEGISREGGLLDLGVEHGVVRKSGAWFTYEGDQLGQGKENSRQFLKDNPDLAAEIEEKILRTLGVGKYATEQAAPEAEAPLGEDEFLDEDVPVTI; encoded by the coding sequence ATGGCTGCTTCGAAGTCCGCACCCAAGTCCGCCTCCAAGGATCGCGGCTCCTCGCTCGACAACGCGCTCGCCCAGATCGACCGCCAGTTCGGCAAGGGCTCGATCATGCGACTGGGCGACGACACCCGCCCGCCGGTCGAGGTGATCCCCACCGGTTCGGTCGCGCTGGACGCCGCCCTCGGCATCGGAGGCCTGCCCCGCGGCCGCATCGTGGAGGTCTACGGCCCGGAGTCCTCGGGCAAGACCACCGTGGCCCTGCACGCCGTCGCCAACGCGCAGCGCAACGGCGGCATCGCGGCGTTCATCGACGCCGAGCACGCCCTGGACCCGGAGTATGCGAAGAAGCTCGGCGTGGACACCGACGCCCTGCTGGTCTCGCAGCCGGACACCGGCGAGCAGGCGCTGGAGATCACCGACATGCTGATCCGCTCCGGTGCGCTGGACATCGTGGTGGTCGACTCCGTGGCCGCCCTCGTGCCCAAGGCCGAGATCGAGGGCGAGATGGGCGACTCCCACGTGGGCCTGCAGGCACGCCTGATGTCCCAGGCGCTGCGCAAGCTCACCGGTGCGCTCTCCTCCTCCGGCACCACCGCGATCTTCATCAACCAGCTGCGCGAGAAGATCGGCGTGTTCTTCGGCAGCCCGGAGACCACCACCGGCGGCAAGGCGCTGAAGTTCTACGCCTCGGTGCGGATGGACATCCGCCGGATCGAGACCCTGAAGTCCGGCGCGGACTCCGTGGGCAACCGCACCCGCGTCAAGGTGGTGAAGAACAAGATGGCCCCGCCCTTCAAGCAGGCCGAGTTCGACATCCTCTACGGCGAGGGCATCTCCCGCGAGGGCGGTCTGCTCGATCTCGGCGTGGAGCACGGCGTGGTCCGCAAGTCCGGTGCCTGGTTCACCTACGAGGGCGACCAGCTCGGTCAGGGCAAGGAGAACTCCCGCCAGTTCCTCAAGGACAACCCGGATCTCGCGGCCGAGATCGAGGAGAAGATCCTGCGCACCCTCGGCGTCGGAAAGTACGCGACGGAGCAGGCCGCCCCGGAGGCGGAGGCTCCGCTGGGTGAGGACGAGTTCCTCGACGAGGACGTCCCGGTCACGATCTGA
- a CDS encoding regulatory protein RecX — MTSPRHADDGALREHLAQRTRQILEAPRPAPDPEGAAREKAVVHECRYLMRLLASRRRSAGEMRERLERREVPADVAHEAMARIDRAGLVDDAGFARDWVAQRRALRALGDEALRRELAAKHVAAPLIDAALREGEDDEEQRCRELIRSRLGARDLEQLRQERDGAHRRRLSRRLDALLTRKGYPGDLAVRVIAGELRAAAEEGTAA; from the coding sequence ATGACCTCACCCCGCCACGCCGACGACGGTGCGCTGCGCGAGCACCTCGCGCAGCGCACCCGTCAGATCCTCGAGGCGCCGCGCCCCGCCCCGGACCCCGAGGGGGCCGCCCGGGAGAAGGCCGTGGTGCACGAGTGCCGCTACCTGATGCGCCTGCTCGCCTCCCGTCGTCGGTCCGCCGGGGAGATGCGTGAGCGCCTGGAGCGGCGCGAGGTCCCCGCTGACGTTGCCCACGAGGCCATGGCCCGGATCGACAGGGCTGGCCTGGTCGATGACGCTGGCTTCGCGCGGGACTGGGTGGCCCAGCGCCGTGCGCTCAGAGCGCTCGGCGACGAGGCGCTGCGCCGTGAGCTGGCGGCGAAGCACGTCGCCGCCCCGCTGATCGACGCCGCGCTCCGCGAGGGCGAGGACGACGAGGAGCAGCGCTGCCGGGAGCTCATCCGCTCGCGGCTCGGCGCCCGGGACCTCGAGCAGCTGCGGCAGGAGCGGGACGGCGCGCATCGCCGTCGCCTCTCCCGCCGGCTGGACGCCCTGCTCACCCGCAAGGGGTATCCCGGGGACCTCGCCGTGCGCGTCATCGCCGGCGAGCTGCGCGCCGCCGCGGAGGAGGGCACTGCCGCCTGA
- the miaB gene encoding tRNA (N6-isopentenyl adenosine(37)-C2)-methylthiotransferase MiaB, translating into MSLSPLAPQTTPDHRTAGASSQPRGTYQVRTFGCQMNVHDSERLTGMLEDSGYVPAPGDADARKGEVDVIVFNTCAVRENAANKLYGTLGSLRPGKDANPGMQIAVGGCLAQKDRDTIVERAPWVDVVFGTHNLGSLPVLLDRSRHNAEAQVEILESLEVFPSTLPTRRESAYAAWVSISVGCNNTCTFCIVPSLRGKEKDRRPGDVLAEVRDVVDSGAIEVTLLGQNVNSYGVEFGDRGAFAKLLRACGEIDGLERVRFTSPHPAMFTDDVIDAMAETPNVMPQLHMPLQSGSDDVLRRMKRSYRSKKFLGILEKVRARIPEAAITTDIIVGFPGETEEDFQRTLEVVEASRFSSAFTFQYSIRPGTPAATMEDQLPKEVVQERFERLIALQDRITHEENLAREGRTVEILIAEGEGDRDAETHRLSGRARDHRLVHVALPPDLPAAERPRPGDLVTATVTRAAPHYLIADSALDPTSAATAAERLSVRRTRSGDAWEAGVQGLDTGGSCGTGGSAPAGPVTLGMPSLRSR; encoded by the coding sequence ATGTCGCTCAGCCCGCTCGCCCCGCAGACGACTCCGGACCACCGCACGGCCGGCGCGTCGTCCCAGCCCCGCGGCACCTACCAGGTGCGCACCTTCGGCTGCCAGATGAATGTCCACGACTCCGAGCGCCTCACCGGCATGCTGGAGGACTCCGGCTACGTCCCGGCGCCGGGAGACGCCGACGCCCGCAAGGGCGAGGTGGACGTGATCGTGTTCAACACTTGCGCGGTGCGGGAGAACGCCGCGAACAAGCTCTACGGCACGCTCGGCTCCCTGCGCCCGGGCAAGGACGCCAACCCCGGGATGCAGATCGCCGTGGGCGGGTGCCTGGCGCAGAAGGACCGCGACACGATCGTGGAGCGCGCCCCCTGGGTGGACGTCGTCTTCGGCACCCACAACCTCGGGTCGCTGCCGGTGCTGCTGGACCGCTCCCGGCACAACGCCGAGGCGCAGGTGGAGATCCTCGAGTCTCTCGAGGTGTTCCCCTCCACCCTGCCCACCCGTCGGGAGAGCGCCTACGCGGCCTGGGTCTCCATCTCCGTGGGCTGCAACAACACCTGCACCTTCTGCATCGTGCCCTCGCTGCGCGGCAAGGAGAAGGACCGCCGCCCCGGCGACGTCCTCGCCGAGGTGCGGGACGTGGTGGACTCCGGCGCCATCGAGGTGACGCTGCTGGGACAGAACGTGAACTCCTACGGCGTCGAGTTCGGCGACCGCGGCGCCTTCGCGAAGCTGCTGCGGGCCTGCGGCGAGATCGACGGCCTCGAGCGCGTGCGCTTCACCTCCCCGCATCCCGCCATGTTCACCGACGACGTGATCGACGCGATGGCGGAGACCCCGAACGTGATGCCTCAGCTGCACATGCCGCTGCAGTCCGGCAGCGACGACGTGCTGCGGCGCATGAAGCGCTCCTACCGCTCGAAGAAGTTCCTGGGGATCCTCGAGAAGGTGCGGGCGCGCATCCCCGAGGCCGCGATCACCACCGACATCATCGTCGGATTCCCCGGTGAGACGGAGGAGGACTTCCAGCGCACCCTCGAGGTGGTCGAGGCCTCCCGCTTCTCCAGCGCCTTCACCTTCCAGTACTCCATCCGGCCCGGCACCCCGGCGGCCACCATGGAGGACCAGCTGCCCAAGGAGGTGGTGCAGGAGCGCTTCGAGCGGCTGATCGCGCTCCAGGACCGCATCACCCACGAGGAGAACCTTGCGCGCGAGGGGCGCACGGTGGAGATCCTGATCGCCGAGGGGGAGGGGGACCGCGATGCGGAGACCCACCGCCTCTCGGGCCGCGCCCGCGATCACCGCCTGGTGCACGTCGCACTGCCCCCGGATCTCCCGGCCGCCGAGCGTCCTCGCCCCGGGGACTTGGTGACGGCGACCGTCACCCGCGCGGCGCCCCACTACCTGATCGCCGACAGCGCCCTCGATCCGACCTCCGCAGCGACGGCCGCCGAGCGGCTCTCGGTGCGCCGCACCCGCTCCGGCGACGCCTGGGAGGCCGGGGTCCAGGGGCTGGACACGGGCGGCTCCTGCGGCACCGGCGGCAGCGCCCCGGCGGGGCCGGTCACCCTGGGGATGCCGAGCCTGCGCTCCCGCTGA
- a CDS encoding YbjN domain-containing protein, translating to MTAPHESPVHTGTGSADELAPLSLARVEQSLSRHGYSYVEDGEHPEILRARFDDYRFQFMVSGDENGVFQTRGRWSHSVDVTRKVEMVKLCNEWNMNRIWPKVYVRRESEGLLGVYGELAADFRAGALDSQIDNAITCGLSTVIAFFHSLEERLGAELDDLDC from the coding sequence GTGACTGCACCGCACGAGTCCCCTGTGCACACGGGAACGGGCTCGGCCGACGAGCTGGCGCCCCTGTCCCTGGCGCGGGTCGAGCAGAGCCTCTCCCGGCACGGCTACTCCTACGTCGAGGACGGGGAGCATCCGGAGATCCTCCGCGCCCGCTTCGACGACTACCGCTTCCAGTTCATGGTCTCCGGCGACGAGAACGGCGTGTTCCAGACCCGGGGGCGCTGGAGCCACTCGGTGGACGTCACCCGCAAGGTCGAGATGGTCAAGCTCTGCAACGAGTGGAACATGAACCGCATCTGGCCGAAGGTGTACGTGCGCCGCGAGTCCGAGGGCCTGCTGGGCGTGTACGGCGAGCTCGCCGCCGATTTCCGCGCCGGGGCGCTGGACTCCCAGATCGACAATGCGATCACCTGCGGACTGAGCACCGTGATCGCCTTCTTCCACAGCCTCGAGGAGCGGCTCGGCGCCGAGCTCGACGACCTCGACTGCTGA
- the miaA gene encoding tRNA (adenosine(37)-N6)-dimethylallyltransferase MiaA, with protein MSTEHAPAGDPRAHTPLVAVVGATATGKSDLAIALAERLDGEVINADALQLYRGMDIGTAKVTAEERRGVPHHLLDVLEVTEEASVSAYQSAARQAIAAIRARGRTPILVGGSGLYVRAALDDIEFPPTDPAVRARLEARAEADGAPALHRELSRRDPEAAASIGVHDTRRIVRALEVGELTGRPFAAFLPRPHHHDPLTVQLGLQRERAALHERVALRVHRMVEQGFLDEIRALRGKGLDRGRTARRAIGYEQGLAVLDGALSCAEAIESTIVGTRRLVRKQDTWFRRDQRVTWFDAAGGEDLADRATAHVARAARATARPAP; from the coding sequence ATGAGCACCGAGCACGCACCGGCCGGCGATCCGCGCGCGCACACGCCGCTGGTGGCCGTCGTGGGCGCGACCGCGACCGGCAAGTCCGATCTCGCGATCGCGCTCGCCGAGCGTCTGGACGGCGAGGTGATCAACGCCGACGCCCTGCAGCTCTACCGCGGCATGGACATCGGCACCGCCAAGGTCACCGCCGAGGAGCGGCGGGGGGTGCCGCACCACCTCCTGGACGTGCTGGAGGTGACGGAGGAGGCGAGCGTCTCCGCCTACCAGAGCGCCGCGCGGCAGGCGATCGCCGCGATCCGCGCCCGGGGGAGGACCCCGATCCTGGTGGGCGGCTCGGGCCTGTACGTGCGCGCCGCGCTCGACGACATCGAGTTCCCGCCCACCGACCCCGCGGTGCGGGCACGGCTCGAGGCGCGCGCGGAGGCCGACGGGGCCCCCGCGCTGCACCGCGAGCTCTCCCGGCGCGACCCGGAGGCCGCCGCGAGCATCGGGGTGCACGACACCCGGAGGATCGTGCGCGCCCTCGAGGTGGGCGAGCTCACCGGCCGCCCCTTCGCTGCGTTCCTGCCGCGGCCGCACCATCACGATCCCCTCACCGTGCAGCTGGGCCTGCAGCGGGAGCGGGCCGCCCTGCACGAGCGCGTCGCGCTGCGCGTGCACCGGATGGTGGAGCAGGGATTCCTCGACGAGATCCGGGCGCTGCGCGGGAAGGGCCTGGACAGGGGCCGCACCGCACGCCGCGCGATCGGCTACGAGCAGGGGCTGGCGGTGCTCGACGGCGCCCTGAGCTGCGCGGAGGCGATCGAGTCCACGATCGTCGGCACCCGGCGCCTGGTGCGCAAGCAGGACACCTGGTTCCGCCGCGACCAGCGCGTGACCTGGTTCGACGCGGCCGGCGGCGAGGACCTCGCGGACCGGGCGACGGCGCACGTGGCACGGGCCGCACGGGCGACGGCGCGTCCCGCGCCGTAG
- the dapF gene encoding diaminopimelate epimerase has translation MTARIDFTKGHGTENDFVLLDDPDGRRDLDAAAVRALADRRAGIGGDGVIRAVRSRAAGIEILTDAPEWFMDYRNADGSIAEMCGNGVRVFAAHLRRAGHVDTDRFAILTRAGVRTVEILGGATSPGAAWTVRVGMGVPAVAPAARSVEVAGQRLEGTDVDMGNPHTVAFLPEDVVLEELDLAHRPALDPEPAAGANIELVRVLGPRHVRMRVHERGVGETRSCGTGVAAVAVAAALRAGDTSGEPWTVDVPGGRLQVGWTGTGEVTLAGPAVLVADGTTLV, from the coding sequence ATGACCGCGCGCATCGACTTCACCAAGGGCCACGGCACCGAGAACGACTTCGTGCTGCTGGACGACCCCGACGGCCGACGGGACCTCGACGCCGCGGCCGTGCGGGCGCTCGCCGACCGCCGCGCCGGCATCGGCGGCGACGGCGTGATCCGCGCCGTGCGCAGCCGCGCCGCCGGGATCGAGATCCTCACGGACGCGCCGGAATGGTTCATGGACTACCGCAACGCCGACGGCTCGATCGCGGAGATGTGCGGGAACGGCGTGCGCGTGTTCGCCGCCCATCTGCGCCGCGCCGGGCACGTGGACACCGACCGCTTCGCGATCCTCACCCGCGCCGGCGTGCGCACCGTCGAGATCCTCGGCGGCGCGACGAGTCCCGGCGCCGCCTGGACCGTGCGGGTGGGGATGGGCGTCCCCGCCGTCGCACCGGCGGCGCGCAGCGTCGAGGTCGCCGGGCAGCGCCTGGAGGGGACCGACGTGGACATGGGCAATCCGCACACCGTCGCCTTCCTCCCCGAGGACGTGGTGCTCGAGGAGCTCGACCTCGCCCACCGGCCCGCGCTCGACCCGGAGCCCGCCGCCGGGGCGAACATCGAACTGGTGCGGGTGCTCGGCCCGCGGCACGTGCGCATGCGGGTGCACGAACGGGGCGTGGGGGAGACCCGCTCCTGCGGCACCGGGGTCGCGGCCGTCGCGGTCGCCGCCGCCCTGCGCGCCGGCGACACCTCGGGTGAGCCCTGGACCGTCGACGTCCCGGGCGGTCGCCTCCAGGTGGGCTGGACCGGCACCGGCGAGGTCACCCTCGCCGGCCCCGCGGTGCTGGTCGCGGACGGCACCACCCTGGTCTGA
- a CDS encoding class I SAM-dependent methyltransferase, producing the protein MDEHYFTPSPATDDRRFPLRVRLAGRDLDLVSSASVFSGRGLDKATAVLLDRLDEVPAPPPGATIVDLGCGWGPIALTAALHHPDAEVWAVDVSERARELTSENARRAGLGNVRVVAPEEVSDGLVPDVLWSNPPIRIGKPALHALLEEWITRLAPQGTAALVVGRNLGADPLARHLGETFPARTVAKAASAKGFRVLVVGPAS; encoded by the coding sequence GTGGACGAGCACTACTTCACCCCCTCCCCCGCGACGGACGACCGTCGGTTCCCCTTGCGCGTGCGACTGGCGGGGCGGGATCTCGACCTCGTCTCGAGCGCGTCCGTGTTCAGCGGGCGCGGCCTCGACAAGGCCACCGCGGTGCTGCTGGACCGGCTCGACGAGGTGCCCGCGCCTCCGCCCGGCGCCACGATCGTGGATCTGGGATGCGGCTGGGGGCCGATCGCGCTCACCGCGGCGCTCCACCATCCCGATGCCGAGGTGTGGGCGGTGGACGTCAGCGAGCGCGCCCGGGAGCTGACGTCGGAGAACGCCCGGCGCGCCGGGCTGGGGAACGTGCGCGTGGTGGCACCGGAGGAGGTGTCCGACGGGCTCGTCCCGGACGTGCTGTGGTCGAACCCGCCCATCCGGATCGGGAAGCCGGCGCTGCACGCGCTGCTGGAGGAGTGGATCACCCGCCTGGCCCCGCAGGGCACCGCGGCGTTGGTGGTGGGCCGGAACCTGGGCGCCGATCCGCTGGCGCGGCACCTGGGCGAGACGTTCCCCGCCCGCACGGTCGCGAAGGCGGCCAGCGCGAAGGGATTCCGGGTGCTGGTGGTGGGCCCGGCCTCCTGA
- the hflX gene encoding GTPase HflX, which translates to MPIAFHPDPASDADVDGTAPGGNEAAEHPEMTGGAPAPDPLTQRILDRADASVSRVTYDSETDGDQYDLADRQALRRVAGLSTELEDVTEVEYRKLRLERVVLAGVYTSGNADEAETSLRELAALAETAGSEVLDGVLQRRAHPDPATFLGKGKAAELADLVAANGADTVIADGELAPGQRRALEDVVKVKVIDRTALILDIFAQHAKSREGKAQVELAQLEYLMPRLRGWGESMSRQAGGQVGGAGAGMGSRGPGETKIELDRRRIRDRMAKLRREIRAMAPGRAAQRAERTRHQVPAVAIAGYTNAGKSSLLNRLTGAGVLVENALFATLDPTVRRAQTPDGREFTYADTVGFVRHLPTQLVEAFRSTLEEVGDSHLLLHVVDASHPDPEGQITAVRTVLGEIEGFDVPEIVVLNKTDIAEPETIARLRSQVADCVVVSARTGAGIEELRELIAQRLPRPAVEVDLVVPYTRGDLISRVHSTGEVISEEHLMEGTRLHAHVDEALAAELHGAA; encoded by the coding sequence GTGCCCATCGCCTTCCATCCCGACCCCGCCTCCGACGCCGACGTCGACGGGACCGCTCCGGGAGGGAACGAGGCCGCGGAGCATCCGGAGATGACCGGAGGCGCTCCCGCCCCCGACCCCCTGACGCAGCGGATCCTCGACCGCGCCGATGCCTCCGTCTCCCGTGTCACCTACGACTCCGAGACCGACGGCGACCAGTACGACCTCGCGGACCGCCAGGCGCTGCGCCGTGTCGCAGGCCTGTCCACCGAGCTCGAGGACGTCACCGAGGTCGAGTACCGCAAGCTCCGCCTGGAGCGGGTGGTGCTGGCCGGCGTGTACACCTCCGGCAACGCCGACGAGGCGGAGACCAGCCTGCGCGAGCTGGCCGCGCTCGCCGAGACCGCCGGCTCGGAGGTGCTCGACGGCGTCCTGCAGCGCCGCGCCCATCCGGACCCGGCCACCTTCCTGGGCAAGGGCAAGGCCGCCGAGCTGGCGGACCTCGTCGCCGCGAACGGCGCGGACACGGTCATCGCCGATGGCGAGCTCGCCCCCGGACAGCGCCGCGCCCTCGAGGACGTGGTGAAGGTGAAGGTGATCGACCGCACCGCGCTGATCCTCGACATCTTCGCCCAGCACGCCAAGTCCCGCGAGGGCAAGGCGCAGGTGGAGCTCGCCCAGCTCGAGTACCTGATGCCGCGACTGCGCGGCTGGGGCGAGTCGATGTCCCGCCAGGCCGGCGGCCAGGTGGGCGGCGCCGGCGCCGGCATGGGCTCGCGCGGTCCGGGCGAGACGAAGATCGAGCTGGACCGTCGGCGCATCCGCGACCGGATGGCGAAGCTGCGCCGCGAGATCCGTGCGATGGCCCCGGGACGCGCCGCCCAGCGCGCGGAGCGCACCCGGCACCAGGTCCCGGCGGTCGCGATCGCCGGCTACACCAACGCCGGGAAGTCCTCGTTGCTGAACCGGCTCACCGGTGCCGGCGTGCTGGTGGAGAACGCCCTGTTCGCAACTCTCGACCCGACCGTGCGCCGCGCGCAGACGCCCGACGGGCGCGAGTTCACCTACGCGGACACCGTCGGCTTCGTGCGCCACCTGCCCACCCAGCTGGTGGAGGCGTTCCGCTCCACCCTCGAGGAGGTGGGCGACTCCCATCTGCTGCTGCACGTGGTGGACGCCTCCCATCCCGACCCCGAGGGGCAGATCACCGCGGTGCGCACGGTGCTCGGCGAGATCGAGGGCTTCGACGTGCCCGAGATCGTGGTGCTGAACAAGACGGACATCGCCGAGCCGGAGACCATCGCCCGGCTGCGCAGCCAGGTCGCCGACTGCGTGGTGGTCTCCGCCCGCACGGGCGCGGGGATCGAGGAGCTGCGGGAGCTGATCGCGCAGCGTCTGCCCCGGCCCGCCGTCGAGGTGGACCTGGTGGTGCCCTACACCCGCGGCGACCTCATCTCCCGGGTGCACAGCACCGGCGAGGTGATCTCCGAGGAGCATCTGATGGAGGGCACCCGGCTGCACGCGCACGTGGACGAGGCGCTCGCCGCCGAGCTCCACGGCGCGGCCTGA